CCGCCAGGGCCTCGTCGTAGCGCTTGAGCGCGTTCTCGAGCTCCTCCTGCACCGCCAGCGCGTCGCCGAGAGCCGCGAGCGCCAGGACATGTCGCGGGTCGAGACGCAGCGCCTGCTGCAGGCTCTCGATCGCGGCTGCCGTCCGCCCCTGGAGCAGCGCCACGCGCCCGTCCAGGTAGACCAGCAACGCGCTCGACGAGAAGCGCGTACGCCCTTGCAGCGCCAGCTCGGCGGCCTCCTTGAGCTGCCCTTGTTGAAGTCGAAGGTAAATGCGCGCCGCGACGCGCTGCTCGTCCTGCGGCTCCCCCTCCACCGAGGGAGCTCGGAGGAGCGGCGGCGGATCGCCGAACTCCACCGGCACCGCCGCGTTGAGGTGGGCCGTGACGCCCGCCACGACTCCGTCGTCGGGACGACGACTCAGGATCTCGCCGAAGATCTGCGCCGCCGCGAGGTAGTCCCCCGCGTTGGCGTTCTTCAAGCGCACCACCGCCTCGCGCCGCTTGTGGTCGATGTCTCGACTCACGCGCATGTAGCGCACGAAGAAGCCGATCCCCACGGCCGCTGCGAGCACACCCACCGACCCCAAGAGCCAGAAGAGCCAGCGGTTGCTCCCCGGAGGACCGAGGAGCATGGTCAGGAACGACGTCGCTCCCTTCGGGTACGGGGGCGGCCTGGGCATGGCCGGGCGCCGCGCCTCCGCGCGACGACTCGGCGCCTTGGCCTTCGCCTTGGCCTTGGCGCGCGGAGCCGAGGCGGGGACCTGAAAGGGCTGCGACCCGCCGCCGAGCTCGTCGATCAGGCTATCCTCGGCGGGCGTCCGCGACGCGGGCCCCCCCTCGCGCCCGCGCCCCCGACCCGCCGACGCCGAGCGAGGCTTCGCGGCGGCCGGGTGACTGTCCACGTAGGCCGCCGAGCGACCCTCTCCGGGTTCGAGAGAGGCGGTGCGTTGCGGGTAGGGACGGCGCCCCGACTGATCCGCCGGCTCCAGCGCCAGCTCCTCCTCGTCGGGGTGTTCGGGCACGCTCACCGAAGGATGGCGTCGCACCTCGCGGCGCGAGTCGTAGTCCAGCTCCCCGTCGCGCGAGACGGAGTCCAGCCCGTACGAGTCCTGTCGGTCGTAGGGCGGCGCAGCCTCTCCGGGCCCGGCGAAGCTGTCCGAGAGCTCGCCGTGCGCTTCGTAGCGGCGTTCGGGAGCCGAGCGGTCGACGCGGGCGGCGGGCGGAGCGGCCTCGGCGAAGCTGGACGCCGAGTTGCCACGGTCCGACGCGGCGGGCGGCTTCCCCCCGTCCGCGGGGCCGAGGTAGGTGGGCGCGGGGCGATAGACCTCCGAGGTGTAAGGGTCCAGCTCGACGGAGATGTCGCCCTGCGACGGCGCGGAGGACACAGGCTGGCGCTCCACCCGCGGCGCGGAGCCCGGATACCCGACCGGTAGCTTGCCCCCCTCTGCCGGGCCGAGAAAGGTCGGCGGCGGCGCGTACGGCTCGTCGAATCGGTCGGGCGGCGCGTCCACACTGTCCGGCAGTGCATCGAAGGCCACGCGCGTGAACGCGTGCTCGTCGGTACCCGGCGGCAACGTCTCGTCGGAGCGCGCGACGAGCTCGGGCGGCGCCCCGACCGCGCCCGTGGGTGGAGGAACGGGCGGCATATGCCCCGGGTAGCCGGGCGCCGCAGGCAGCGCCGAGAAATCGGCCGAGAGCTCGGCCGAAACGGGCAACGGATCGTCGTCGTGCCCCGCTCCACCGAACGCCACGCGTCCGACCGCATCGCTGTCGGGCAGCTCCTCGTCCCACCCGTCGCCTTCGTCCGCGTCGGGTGGCGCGTGGGAGTCGCGTCCCCCGAAGTGTCGGTCGGCGTCTGGCGCGTCCTCGTCGACGGAGTCGAGCTCCGGCGCCTCGCGCTCCTCCGAGCTCGGCAGCTCGTGGAAGCCCTTGCCACGGCCGAGCGCCTCCGCGGCCTTCAGATCGAGGGCGGCCGTCTGCTCGCCCGGGCGCCGAGGCGAGCCGATCCCACCACCTCCACCCGACTCGAGCGCCCGCCGCGTCGGCGAGGCCGGCGCGTCGGGGCCCCGCGCCTCGTTCCCCCCGATGATGACCGACGGCGCCGAGGGGAACTCGGCCTTGAACCCCGGGCGCGCCGTCGCCGGCGACAGAAGCCCCGCCGCCCTCAAGGCCTCCAGGTTCCGCGGCACGACCGTCGGTTCGTACGTCCCCTCGTCGGGGAGGTCCTCGTGAAACTCGACCGGCGGCGGCGCCCCTACGGTGGCGAGGTCCTCGGGCTCCTCGTCGACGGGAGGCGGCGTATTTCGTCGATGTCCCTCGCGCGTGGCGCCCGCGCGCAGCAGCGCGTCGTCGGCATCCTCGTCGAGATCGTCGTCGGCGTCCTCCTCCGCATCCTCCACCTCCTCTTCGGCGGGGTTCACCTCGTGGCCGTCCCAGACCTCGGGGGGCGAGAGCAGCTCGTCGGAGCGCTCCAGGCTGCCGAACATCGGCGTGGCCACCCGGGCGAGCAGGGCCGCCGTCTTCCGCTGCCCCAGGGCACGCGCCACCTGAGCCATCGCCTCCTCGGGCCCGGCCTCCACCGTGGAATGCCCGCGCGAATCCTTGCGCGCCATCTCCTCGAGGTCGGTCTCTCGCGTGACATTGATCGACGTGCCCGCCCGCCCGTCGCGCAGGCGCGCCATCACGCTCGGCGTGGGCTCCACCTGCCGCGTGGGTCGCGGCCCGAGGGGCGCGTGCTCGTCGCTGTCGGGAAGCGCCGCGAGGCTCTCGCCCGTCGAGAGAGGCAGCTCGTCCCCGCTGGCGCTCGACCGCGCCGCCGCCCCGCGATCGGCGAGCGCCGCGTGCTCCGTGTCGCCCCGCACGTCCTCCCGGATGCGGCCTCTCAGCCCCTCGCGCAGCGTCTCCTCACCCCAGTCCACGGCAGACTGCGAACCGGTCAGCGTCCCGCCTCTCGCCGGCGGAACCCACGGCGCGGTGCCCAGGTCCCCGTCGTAGTCCTCGACCTCTCGCCCGGCGCGCGTCAGCCCCGTGTCGATGACTCGCGCCCCGGTCCCTCGCCCGCGTCCGCCGCCCAGCGGCTCCGCGACCGTGTAGCGGTCCCGGTCTCCCGCCGGCCGTTCGTCGCCGGTTCGTCGAGGTTCCTCCTCGACGTCGGTCCCCTCGTCGTCGTCGTCGTGGTCGTGGTCCTCGTCGTCGTCCTCGTCGACCGGCTCGCTCGCTGCGCGCGCCGGCACCCCGCCCCGGATCCCCGTGCGGACCTGCTGCGCCCGCGGCGCGGGATAGACCTTCGTATCGGTGTGGCCCCCCACGAGCGGCCCGGACTGGTCCTCCAGGCTCGCATCCGCCTCGTCGAGGAGCTTCAGCACCTTCTCGTTGTGCGGATCGAGCTCGTGCGCGACCTCGAGCGCCTCTTTCGCCCGCCGTGGGTCGCCCGCGTGGAGCAGCGCCTCCCCCTTCAGCAGGTGAGCCATCGGATGGTCCGGTTCGAGCTCGAGGGCCACCCGCATCTCGGCGAGCACCTCCTCGTGCCGTCCGAGTGCCATGAGCGCCATGGCCAGCACCAGCCGGCCTTCGACGTAGGTCGGATGCGCGAGCAGCCCGAGACGGCAGATCTTCACCGCCTCCTGGTACTGCCGACGAACGATCGCCACCTTCCCGCGCTGAACGAAGTCGGCGGAGGCGTTGTCTCCCGACGGCGGTCCGGCGGCTGGATTGTCGGGCCGGGCCAACGAGCCCTCCTCGAGCGCGACCGCTGCCCCGGGCAGACATCGCACGCACGAGCCACGCCGCACCCTGCGGCGGCTCGTCAAGATGCATCGTCCCCCCGAAAGCCCACGTGAGGTCCGGAGGGCGAGACGCGGTAAATTTCTTTGAATTTTACGGGATCCGAGGCGGCCCGGTCAAATCGCGCGGCGCGGCGTGGGATCGCCGGGTCAGAGCAGCGGGAAAGGTGCGCCCCGGAGCCACCGCTGGTCGGCCAGGCGCCACTCCCCCTTCTCGAGGGTCCAGGTCTGCTGGATGACGCTTCGCCGCAGGCGCGCCTCGCGCAGCTCGTACCAGTCGAAGCGCACGGTGCTCAGCGCGCGGTCCACGCTCAACACCTGCACCGCGTCCACCTCGGCGTCGGTCACCTGCAGGTCGGGGTGGCCTGCCCTCCGAGCCAGGATCCGTTGCCCGTGCGAGCGGGACAGGTAGCGCACCACGAGCTCGGGCCGTCCCCACCGCACCCCGTCGCTGTATTCGAGCACCGCGTCGAGGAGGGAGGCCTTGCGATTCGCCGCGCTCTCGCAGCCGCCGGCGACTCCCGCCAGCAGGTAACAGAAGAGCAGAGGTGCGCGGAACATGCGTCGAGCCTAGGCCGCCTCACCCATCCGGCGCAATTTTTCGCGTGCGCGCTCTTCCCCCCGGCGCTCCGGGGGAGGGGCTAACCGCCGCGACGGAGGATCTTCCGCACGCGGGCGAGCTCCTCCGAGCCGAGCTCCCGGAGCAGTACGAGCGTCGCGAGGTAGGCGGCGAAGACCACCAGGCACTCGCCGATCGTCACCAGCTTGGAGACCTCGGGGATAAGCCTTCCGACCCCGAGCCCCACGGCCGTGGCCGCCAGCACGCGCAGAAAGGTGAGCCACGGGATCCCGGACTTGAAGGCCCGGTAGAGCAGCGCGGCGGAGAGCACCGCTCCGAGCGCCATGGCTCCGGCGGAGGCCGCAGCGGCGAGAGCCAAGGCTTCCCGGGCCGAGGCCGCGCGCGGCACGAGCGCCCAGTTGGCTGCGGCCGCGGCGACGAGCGTCACCACGCCGGAGAGGAGCGCCGCCCCCGTCTTGCCCGCGCCGTTCAGGATGGTGTTCACGATCGTGAACATCGAGAAGCAGACCATCCCCGCGGCGAGCAGGCCGAGCCCAAGGCCTGCCTGGCGGTAGACCGCCTTGTAGGGGACGTTGATCACCGCCTCGGGATTGGCCATGAACACCACCCCCAGGCCGGCGCAGAAGACGAGCGAGAGGCGCAGCGTCTGGCGTACGTAGCTGCGGGTCTTCTCCACGTCCTGTTCGAAGGTGGAGCGGGAGACGAGCGGAAAGATCACGAAGGCCACCGCCAGGATCGCCTGGTATGGGATGAACGCCAGGGTCTGCGCCGCGCCGTAGTAACCGGTGAACGCCGAGGCCACCTTGGCCGGGTCCGCGAGGCCCTGGCCCGCGGCCCACGCGCCGACGTACCGCTTCAGCATGAAGAGGTCCACCCGCATGGTGAGATTCAGCGCCGCCGTATAGAGGAAGAGCTGGACCAGATAGCCCACGAAGCGACCCGGCGGAAAGCGCTCCTGCGTGCGCGGGAGCCCGACCCACCCCGCCGCGAGCACGAGGAAGCTCCCCGCCGCCGCGACGAAGCCGCCGACGGCCCCCCAGACCCCCCAGCCGAGCAGCGCGAACCCGCAGATGAAGGCCATGCGCAGCGTGGCGAAGCCCACGTCCAGGCTGGCCTGGCGCGCGAACATGCGCCGCCCGTTGCAGGAGCCGACGAAGACGGCGTAGAGCGCGTAGCAGAAGACGATCCCCGCCGAGAGGCGGAAGAGGCCCGTCAGGCCGGGGTCGTTCTCCCAGCGCGCGATGAGCGGCGCCGCCAGCGCGTAGAGCGCCGCGACCCCGCCCCCGAGGAGCAGGAGCACCTTCAGCGCGGCCGCCTTCACGGCCTCGGCGCGCGTCTCGTCCTCGGCGGTGAACTTGCTCACCCCCTGGATCGTGCCGGTGACGATCACGTTGTCGATCACCGAGACCAGCCCGATGACCAGCACGTAGTCGCCGAAGGCCGCGTCCGAGTGCAGGAGCCGGGGGAGCAGGAAGTAGATCACGTACCCCGCCGCCATGAAGTAGAGCTTGGCGAAGGAGATGTAGAGCACGCCGCGACCGGCGCTCGTGGAAGCCTCGGGCATGGGTCGCATCCCTACACGATGCGGCCGGGGATGACAAGGCGCCCCGCCCCAGGAGCCCGCGAAAGGCTCGCCAGCACGGCACCTTGCGGCGCGAACGCCGCGACCGGCGTTTCTCCCTACAG
This window of the Deltaproteobacteria bacterium genome carries:
- a CDS encoding tetratricopeptide repeat protein is translated as MARPDNPAAGPPSGDNASADFVQRGKVAIVRRQYQEAVKICRLGLLAHPTYVEGRLVLAMALMALGRHEEVLAEMRVALELEPDHPMAHLLKGEALLHAGDPRRAKEALEVAHELDPHNEKVLKLLDEADASLEDQSGPLVGGHTDTKVYPAPRAQQVRTGIRGGVPARAASEPVDEDDDEDHDHDDDDEGTDVEEEPRRTGDERPAGDRDRYTVAEPLGGGRGRGTGARVIDTGLTRAGREVEDYDGDLGTAPWVPPARGGTLTGSQSAVDWGEETLREGLRGRIREDVRGDTEHAALADRGAAARSSASGDELPLSTGESLAALPDSDEHAPLGPRPTRQVEPTPSVMARLRDGRAGTSINVTRETDLEEMARKDSRGHSTVEAGPEEAMAQVARALGQRKTAALLARVATPMFGSLERSDELLSPPEVWDGHEVNPAEEEVEDAEEDADDDLDEDADDALLRAGATREGHRRNTPPPVDEEPEDLATVGAPPPVEFHEDLPDEGTYEPTVVPRNLEALRAAGLLSPATARPGFKAEFPSAPSVIIGGNEARGPDAPASPTRRALESGGGGGIGSPRRPGEQTAALDLKAAEALGRGKGFHELPSSEEREAPELDSVDEDAPDADRHFGGRDSHAPPDADEGDGWDEELPDSDAVGRVAFGGAGHDDDPLPVSAELSADFSALPAAPGYPGHMPPVPPPTGAVGAPPELVARSDETLPPGTDEHAFTRVAFDALPDSVDAPPDRFDEPYAPPPTFLGPAEGGKLPVGYPGSAPRVERQPVSSAPSQGDISVELDPYTSEVYRPAPTYLGPADGGKPPAASDRGNSASSFAEAAPPAARVDRSAPERRYEAHGELSDSFAGPGEAAPPYDRQDSYGLDSVSRDGELDYDSRREVRRHPSVSVPEHPDEEELALEPADQSGRRPYPQRTASLEPGEGRSAAYVDSHPAAAKPRSASAGRGRGREGGPASRTPAEDSLIDELGGGSQPFQVPASAPRAKAKAKAKAPSRRAEARRPAMPRPPPYPKGATSFLTMLLGPPGSNRWLFWLLGSVGVLAAAVGIGFFVRYMRVSRDIDHKRREAVVRLKNANAGDYLAAAQIFGEILSRRPDDGVVAGVTAHLNAAVPVEFGDPPPLLRAPSVEGEPQDEQRVAARIYLRLQQGQLKEAAELALQGRTRFSSSALLVYLDGRVALLQGRTAAAIESLQQALRLDPRHVLALAALGDALAVQEELENALKRYDEALAVNPEHVASHLGRSRVLAARGLDLSTAENRLVSIVEGERRVLASRGQRGWAYLQLARLMVGKGRPDQVERFLKEAKANEPAQDAVFQDALAALLIDLSRLSEAEQAARRADTMMVGRPHPHYRLAQVYLAQGRAREALEALQRAQALPFSTLLRAQVFVLLGELPAARREAEQALKVAPGIEGTLVLAKVLGAEGRADEAERVLRPLLASNPDSAGLLVALGETYLLRGQAKAAIDKFEQALRKDRGAMEARLKLADAYAADGNYEAAHRELIAAARTSTWNVAARKRLAELELEKWNLVQARSDLEQVLRLAPKDEQARLALIQVLTAQRDYGGAEAELRRLEGARPGVAALARGRLALRRYDARAAVPLLAEATRAIPRDAEAWSLLVRAQLDADNNVSGAQSALRELEARHPDSPEALSAEGLLEMSRGKLPAAVRVLVRAVKLLERHRRPPRVQAELLVLLGRAQQDGGSQVEALAQYDAAMRVCPRCPDPHHRRGLLLDEKGQGQEAISSIRRAVELDAKNREYYLDLAKVYEANSMPRPAVEMYRKYLSFNPPEELARDAQQAMDSLQK
- a CDS encoding lipopolysaccharide biosynthesis protein: MPEASTSAGRGVLYISFAKLYFMAAGYVIYFLLPRLLHSDAAFGDYVLVIGLVSVIDNVIVTGTIQGVSKFTAEDETRAEAVKAAALKVLLLLGGGVAALYALAAPLIARWENDPGLTGLFRLSAGIVFCYALYAVFVGSCNGRRMFARQASLDVGFATLRMAFICGFALLGWGVWGAVGGFVAAAGSFLVLAAGWVGLPRTQERFPPGRFVGYLVQLFLYTAALNLTMRVDLFMLKRYVGAWAAGQGLADPAKVASAFTGYYGAAQTLAFIPYQAILAVAFVIFPLVSRSTFEQDVEKTRSYVRQTLRLSLVFCAGLGVVFMANPEAVINVPYKAVYRQAGLGLGLLAAGMVCFSMFTIVNTILNGAGKTGAALLSGVVTLVAAAAANWALVPRAASAREALALAAAASAGAMALGAVLSAALLYRAFKSGIPWLTFLRVLAATAVGLGVGRLIPEVSKLVTIGECLVVFAAYLATLVLLRELGSEELARVRKILRRGG